One window of Candidatus Mycobacterium wuenschmannii genomic DNA carries:
- a CDS encoding alpha/beta fold hydrolase: MTDISDDELLGLSEFGLLPENAEQAGVDGPLPSVRRIESGGVSALQWGDESPRVVFFHGGGQNAHTWDTVIVGLGVPALAVDLPGHGHSAWREDGDYSPQHNAAAVKPVIEELAPDADLVVGMSLGGLTAIGLGAIAPGLLRELVLVDVTPSAMKRVAKMTKEQQGTVALMQGDREFDSFEAILDITTAAAPHRDRKSLRRGVFHNTRQLDNGNWTWRWDTIREFPDFDGLWDAVSGLSIPVRLVRGGTSGFVTDEDADELAGRARQFRGVQIVENSGHSVQSDQPLVLTEILRGVLAG; encoded by the coding sequence ATGACCGACATCTCCGACGACGAGCTGCTGGGACTGTCCGAATTCGGGCTGCTGCCCGAGAACGCCGAGCAGGCCGGCGTCGACGGCCCGCTGCCGTCGGTGCGGCGGATCGAGTCCGGCGGCGTCAGCGCCCTGCAGTGGGGAGACGAGTCGCCGCGGGTGGTGTTCTTCCACGGCGGCGGGCAGAACGCGCACACCTGGGACACCGTCATCGTCGGCCTCGGCGTGCCCGCGCTCGCGGTCGACCTACCGGGCCACGGGCATTCGGCCTGGCGGGAGGATGGCGACTACTCGCCGCAACACAATGCCGCGGCGGTCAAGCCGGTGATCGAGGAGCTGGCCCCCGACGCCGATCTGGTGGTCGGCATGTCGCTGGGTGGGCTCACCGCGATCGGGCTGGGCGCGATCGCGCCGGGACTATTGCGCGAACTGGTGCTGGTCGACGTCACCCCGTCGGCGATGAAGCGGGTCGCCAAGATGACCAAGGAGCAGCAAGGCACGGTCGCGCTGATGCAGGGCGACCGGGAATTCGACAGCTTCGAGGCGATCCTCGACATCACCACCGCCGCGGCACCGCACCGCGATCGGAAGTCGCTGCGCCGCGGCGTGTTTCATAACACTCGTCAGCTCGACAACGGCAACTGGACCTGGCGCTGGGACACCATCCGGGAATTCCCCGACTTCGACGGCCTGTGGGACGCCGTCTCGGGCCTGTCGATCCCGGTCAGGTTGGTGCGGGGCGGGACGTCGGGTTTCGTCACCGACGAGGACGCCGACGAGCTGGCCGGGCGCGCGCGGCAGTTCCGGGGAGTTCAGATCGTCGAGAATTCAGGTCACTCGGTGCAGAGCGACCAGCCGCTGGTGCTGACCGAGATCCTGCGCGGCGTGCTCGCGGGCTGA
- a CDS encoding sugar phosphate isomerase/epimerase family protein codes for MTHERLSVHNVTFYGATVPELEQHWTDLGLTRLSILDSQLAEVSMLLSHNDYTVEAVYHLFDPTALPQVIDDAAAAGARTVYMLTGGRGELTWRQAAERFCDRVAPCVHRARDAGVALAIENASSLYADLHIAHTLRDTVALAEMSGLDLCIDLFHCWAEAGVDDLLRDALPRTRLIQLSDYVLGDRSLPGRAVPGDGAIPIESLVAQALRAGYTGGFDLELIGPRIEEEGRLNAARRACDVVGAMLDRLGA; via the coding sequence GCCCGAGTTAGAGCAACATTGGACCGATCTCGGTCTGACCAGGTTGAGCATCCTCGACAGCCAGCTGGCAGAGGTGTCAATGCTGCTGTCGCACAACGACTATACCGTCGAGGCCGTCTACCACCTGTTCGATCCGACCGCGCTGCCGCAGGTGATCGATGACGCCGCCGCGGCCGGGGCCCGCACGGTGTACATGCTCACCGGCGGCCGCGGCGAACTCACCTGGCGGCAGGCCGCCGAGCGGTTCTGCGACAGGGTCGCGCCGTGTGTGCACCGTGCCCGCGACGCCGGCGTCGCCCTGGCGATCGAGAACGCGTCGAGCCTCTACGCCGATCTGCACATCGCCCACACGCTGCGAGACACCGTCGCCCTCGCCGAGATGAGCGGGCTCGACCTCTGCATCGACCTCTTCCACTGCTGGGCGGAGGCGGGCGTCGACGACCTACTCCGCGACGCGTTGCCCCGGACCCGGCTCATCCAGCTCAGCGACTACGTGCTCGGCGACCGGTCGCTGCCGGGCCGCGCGGTGCCTGGCGACGGAGCGATCCCGATCGAATCCCTTGTCGCGCAGGCATTGCGGGCCGGCTACACCGGCGGTTTCGACCTGGAGTTGATCGGGCCCCGCATCGAGGAGGAAGGCCGGCTCAATGCGGCCCGGCGGGCGTGTGATGTCGTCGGGGCGATGCTGGACAGGTTGGGCGCCTGA
- a CDS encoding LLM class F420-dependent oxidoreductase: protein MTSSARPIRIGVQLQPQHAPDYGNLRDAVRRCEDIGVDIAFNWDHFFPLYGDPDGAHFECWTMLGAWAEQTSRIEIGALVTCNSYRNPELLADMARTVDHISDGRLILGIGSGWKQRDYDEYGYEFGTVGSRLDDLGGAIPRINDRLAKLNPAPTRDIPLLIGGKGPKKTLRLVAEYGAIWHGFTTVDSYPQAAETLAEHCAAVGRDPATIERSAGVDADNLLADAEGLVALGVTLLTVGVNGPDYDLSNAEALCRWRDSA, encoded by the coding sequence ATGACTTCCTCCGCCCGCCCGATTCGCATCGGCGTCCAGCTGCAGCCCCAGCACGCTCCCGACTACGGCAATCTGCGCGACGCGGTGCGCCGCTGCGAGGACATCGGCGTCGACATCGCCTTCAACTGGGACCACTTCTTCCCGCTGTACGGCGACCCGGACGGCGCCCACTTCGAGTGCTGGACCATGCTCGGCGCGTGGGCCGAGCAGACATCCCGCATCGAGATCGGCGCGCTGGTGACCTGCAACTCCTACCGCAACCCGGAGCTGCTGGCCGACATGGCTCGCACCGTCGACCACATCTCGGACGGCCGGCTCATTCTCGGCATCGGGTCGGGTTGGAAGCAGCGGGACTACGACGAATACGGCTACGAGTTCGGCACGGTCGGCAGCCGGCTCGACGACCTGGGCGGGGCGATACCGCGCATCAACGACCGGCTGGCCAAGCTGAACCCGGCGCCCACCCGTGACATTCCGCTGCTGATCGGCGGCAAGGGACCGAAGAAGACGCTGCGACTGGTCGCCGAGTACGGCGCCATCTGGCACGGTTTCACCACCGTCGACAGCTACCCGCAGGCCGCGGAGACGCTGGCCGAGCATTGCGCCGCGGTCGGTCGCGACCCCGCCACCATCGAGCGCAGCGCGGGCGTCGACGCCGACAATCTGCTCGCCGACGCCGAGGGCCTGGTCGCGCTGGGGGTGACGCTGCTGACCGTCGGCGTCAACGGCCCGGACTACGACCTGAGCAACGCCGAGGCGCTGTGCCGGTGGCGTGATTCGGCATGA